Proteins from a genomic interval of Mycobacteriales bacterium:
- a CDS encoding Re/Si-specific NAD(P)(+) transhydrogenase subunit alpha — protein sequence MRLVVVRETAAGERRVAAVPDTVSKLAAAGYEVHIEAGAGIGALVPDDAFAAAGAVVSGDLDGLLGGAEVLLAVGPPSLEAVRRLRTGAVVVSFLPPAGHRDLLDALSARAATVFGLELVPRISRAQSMDALSSQALAGGYRAVLVAATRLPKFFPMFMTAAGTVPPARVLVLGAGVAGLQAIATARRLGAVVEAYDVRPAAGDEVRSLGATFLELPLESQEGAGGYARVQSEDFLAKQRELLAARVAAADVVVTTAAVPGRPAPVLVTTSMVEGMRLGSIIVDLAADSGGNCELTRAGEDVEHSGVTVIGLRNAPSQLAAHASAMFARNVANLVLLMTRDGRLEPDFDDEIVTGCCLVRSGTIVHAAALEASAGGEGR from the coding sequence GTGCGCCTCGTCGTCGTCCGGGAGACCGCTGCCGGTGAGCGGCGCGTCGCGGCCGTCCCGGACACGGTGAGCAAGCTGGCCGCGGCCGGTTACGAGGTGCACATCGAGGCCGGTGCCGGCATCGGTGCCCTCGTCCCGGATGATGCCTTCGCCGCGGCCGGAGCGGTGGTGTCCGGCGACCTCGATGGCCTGCTCGGCGGCGCCGAGGTCCTCCTCGCGGTGGGACCGCCCAGCCTCGAGGCCGTCCGGAGGCTCCGAACCGGCGCGGTCGTCGTCAGCTTCCTTCCGCCGGCCGGGCACCGCGACCTGCTGGACGCACTTTCGGCACGTGCGGCCACGGTATTCGGGCTCGAGTTGGTGCCCCGGATCAGCCGGGCGCAGAGCATGGACGCGCTGTCGTCGCAGGCGCTGGCCGGTGGCTACCGCGCGGTCCTCGTGGCCGCGACCCGGCTGCCGAAGTTCTTCCCGATGTTCATGACCGCCGCCGGAACCGTGCCGCCGGCCCGGGTCCTCGTCCTCGGCGCGGGGGTCGCCGGACTCCAGGCGATCGCGACCGCTCGGCGGCTCGGCGCGGTCGTCGAGGCCTACGACGTCCGGCCGGCGGCCGGTGACGAGGTGCGCAGCCTCGGTGCCACTTTCCTCGAGCTTCCGTTGGAGAGCCAGGAAGGAGCCGGTGGCTATGCCCGGGTCCAGTCCGAGGATTTCCTCGCCAAGCAGCGCGAGCTCCTGGCGGCGCGGGTCGCCGCCGCCGACGTCGTGGTCACGACCGCGGCCGTCCCCGGGCGTCCGGCCCCGGTCCTTGTGACGACCTCCATGGTCGAGGGCATGAGATTGGGGTCGATAATTGTCGATCTCGCCGCCGACAGCGGCGGCAACTGCGAGCTCACCCGAGCCGGCGAGGACGTCGAGCACAGCGGCGTCACCGTCATCGGACTGCGCAACGCGCCGAGCCAACTGGCCGCGCACGCCAGCGCGATGTTCGCCCGCAATGTCGCCAACCTTGTGCTGCTGATGACGCGGGACGGCCGGTTGGAACCGGACTTCGACGACGAGATCGTTACCGGCTGCTGCCTGGTCCGGTCCGGCACCATCGTGCACGCGGCCGCCCTAGAGGCCTCGGCCGGGGGGGAGGGGCGATGA
- a CDS encoding MarP family serine protease, whose protein sequence is MRGDLLDLILLGLILLSAVRGYRRGLLVGAGSLIGLIGGALLGTRVAGPIANAFTSGRAAAVLGLAVVVFFAVLLQEVLAHAAATARKAIRFTPLRTLDGIGGAALSVFALLFVAWVIGYAAERSPFTTLARQVQRSRILTAVDAIVPSHLYLDFSTYLRLFEQQGQSIFVGLTPPSAPPVPPPVNGAVPPAVLRAEAPSIVKIVALEPECSQQTEGSGFVYSGDHVLTNAHVVAGSREVHIVADGSGSGLDLPATVVLYDPNVDIAVLEVPGLSRHALAFAGRASTGDSAEAAGYPENGGFTATAARVRGEEPVSGPNIYDNRTVTRHVYVLRAQVRPGNSGGPVLAPDGRVYGVVFATSTTDPQTGYALTAAEVAADANAGATATSAVGTEGCT, encoded by the coding sequence ATGAGGGGCGACCTTCTCGACCTGATCCTGCTCGGCCTGATCCTGCTCTCGGCGGTCCGCGGTTACCGACGCGGATTGCTCGTCGGTGCCGGATCCCTGATCGGTCTGATCGGTGGGGCGCTGCTCGGCACCCGGGTCGCCGGACCGATCGCGAACGCCTTCACCTCCGGTCGCGCGGCAGCGGTCCTCGGGCTCGCCGTCGTGGTCTTCTTCGCCGTGCTCCTACAGGAGGTGCTGGCACACGCGGCAGCGACCGCCCGGAAGGCGATAAGGTTCACGCCGCTGCGAACCCTGGACGGGATCGGGGGTGCGGCGCTTTCCGTCTTCGCGCTGCTCTTCGTCGCGTGGGTGATCGGCTATGCCGCGGAACGCTCGCCGTTCACCACCCTGGCGCGGCAGGTGCAGCGGTCACGGATCCTCACGGCGGTCGACGCGATAGTGCCCAGCCACCTCTACCTCGACTTCTCCACCTATTTACGACTGTTCGAGCAACAGGGGCAGTCGATCTTCGTCGGCCTGACCCCGCCCAGCGCGCCGCCCGTGCCACCACCGGTGAACGGTGCCGTCCCGCCTGCGGTGCTACGGGCGGAGGCCCCGAGCATCGTGAAGATCGTCGCACTGGAGCCGGAGTGCAGCCAGCAGACGGAGGGCAGCGGCTTCGTCTATTCGGGCGACCATGTGCTCACCAACGCCCACGTGGTGGCCGGCAGCCGGGAGGTGCACATCGTGGCGGACGGCTCCGGCTCCGGTCTCGACCTGCCGGCCACCGTCGTCCTCTACGACCCGAACGTCGACATTGCCGTCCTCGAGGTGCCCGGCCTGTCCCGGCACGCGCTGGCCTTCGCCGGGCGGGCAAGCACCGGTGACTCGGCGGAGGCGGCGGGATACCCGGAGAACGGTGGCTTCACCGCCACCGCGGCCCGAGTCCGCGGAGAGGAACCGGTCAGCGGGCCGAACATCTACGACAACCGCACGGTCACCCGGCACGTCTACGTGCTGCGCGCCCAAGTCCGGCCCGGCAACAGTGGGGGGCCGGTGCTCGCACCCGACGGTCGGGTCTACGGCGTCGTGTTCGCAACCTCGACCACGGATCCGCAGACCGGCTACGCGCTGACCGCGGCCGAGGTCGCCGCCGATGCGAACGCCGGGGCGACCGCAACTTCCGCCGTCGGCACCGAGGGCTGCACCTAG
- a CDS encoding penicillin acylase family protein — protein MRADRGALFVLIGAALALAVPPGAGASGAGPTSDRLRAVNVVPPGESGLDTLPSFTAATTGVAPTYGPHTQDQLPLYTGWTYKSMQFQGQGEGSPAPGDPNVLIYRDPSYGVPTITASSEADLYYGIGYAMAQDRLFQMEVFRHVGHGTLAQLIGPSGLPMDMAVHRASEGTALLDAEFSRLPSAYRIGLQRFTDGINAYIRQAETDVTKLPAEFLLLNDYPIASWTVGDSLGFGEYAARFFGEFGGSELGAAVTYLDLVNEYGQPHAETIFEDLLPLDDPRAPTSIAAQDGIFPRHVGRPVPSAFTGSRYANHDPSTLPPLADVAPIERRVDLAAAQVTLLQRLLAIPRWGSNAVIVSGRLTKDHAPMLYGGPQTGWAVPGFLWEAEVHDPVRDERGIMVPGIPLFVIGRNADAAWTVTSAEDANSDLYVEQLDASNTHYLHDGRWLPIQEQTVTLGCTNPPTDVTGLLTGLPNPQVPPLCPLTPTTMHLYRTLHGNAVADPDSDHHLYVHASTVDGRILQSLQAWDLAGQQHDATHFGAAVSNMGLGFNFFYVDDHGTIGYWHTGVYPIEAANADPTLPMPGTGAYDWQGFESWPAHPHVVNPSTGFVVNWNGKPAVGWWSKGLSGREAGFWGDEWESVPLAADVARRAPLSFAELGQVPRDVAYLDNPARVFLPYLRAALAATTDPQLEQVRGYLATWDGRRDFVNGTGGYGSPAVVFFDRWMEHVLARTEAPTLRGDFARNAGLDCSSPPCHYVSVDNLSAPTYKFEDATEQVLVAALRGETHWNWLGTAGGEQHALYQAALDAAAELTSAQGSDVAHWNEPVETGQFQAQGAISVPALDPLPNRGSYGQVIEARPTTASTPSRAAGATGGGTLAATGAGTMPAAGGLALLVLAAFGWRRRRLSAGGGSRRD, from the coding sequence ATGCGAGCTGACCGAGGCGCTCTTTTCGTCCTGATCGGCGCGGCGCTGGCCCTGGCCGTGCCGCCTGGAGCCGGAGCGAGCGGCGCCGGGCCCACCTCGGATCGACTACGGGCGGTGAACGTCGTCCCGCCGGGTGAATCCGGGCTGGACACCCTGCCGAGCTTCACGGCGGCGACCACGGGGGTCGCCCCGACGTACGGTCCGCACACCCAGGATCAGCTGCCGCTCTACACCGGCTGGACCTACAAGTCGATGCAGTTCCAGGGCCAGGGCGAGGGCAGCCCCGCGCCGGGCGACCCGAACGTCCTCATCTACCGGGATCCCAGCTACGGGGTGCCGACCATCACCGCGTCGAGCGAGGCCGACCTCTACTACGGGATCGGCTACGCGATGGCCCAGGATCGGCTGTTCCAGATGGAGGTCTTCCGCCATGTCGGGCACGGGACGCTCGCCCAGCTGATCGGGCCCAGCGGGTTGCCGATGGATATGGCGGTTCACCGCGCCAGCGAGGGGACCGCGCTGCTCGACGCCGAATTTTCCCGGCTCCCGTCCGCTTACCGGATCGGGCTCCAGCGATTCACCGACGGCATAAACGCATACATCCGCCAGGCCGAGACCGACGTCACGAAGCTGCCGGCCGAGTTCCTTCTGCTCAACGATTACCCGATCGCATCCTGGACGGTCGGTGACAGTCTGGGCTTCGGCGAGTACGCGGCGAGGTTTTTCGGCGAGTTCGGCGGCAGCGAGCTCGGGGCGGCGGTCACCTACCTCGATCTGGTCAACGAATACGGCCAGCCCCATGCCGAGACCATCTTCGAAGACCTCCTTCCGCTCGACGACCCGCGGGCCCCGACGTCCATCGCCGCCCAGGACGGCATCTTCCCGCGGCACGTCGGCCGTCCGGTGCCTAGCGCCTTCACCGGCTCGCGCTACGCCAACCATGACCCGTCCACGCTGCCACCCCTCGCTGACGTCGCGCCGATCGAGCGCCGGGTGGACCTGGCGGCGGCGCAGGTCACCTTGCTTCAGCGCCTGCTCGCCATTCCGCGCTGGGGCAGCAACGCGGTGATCGTCTCCGGCCGGTTGACCAAGGACCACGCGCCGATGCTCTACGGCGGGCCACAGACCGGCTGGGCGGTGCCCGGGTTCCTCTGGGAGGCCGAAGTGCATGATCCGGTGCGCGACGAGCGCGGGATCATGGTCCCCGGCATCCCGCTGTTCGTGATCGGTCGAAACGCCGACGCCGCATGGACGGTGACCTCGGCGGAGGACGCGAACTCCGACCTGTACGTGGAGCAGCTCGACGCGTCCAACACCCACTACCTCCACGACGGTCGCTGGCTTCCGATCCAGGAGCAGACCGTAACCCTCGGCTGCACCAACCCCCCGACCGACGTGACCGGGCTGCTCACGGGGCTGCCGAACCCGCAGGTTCCGCCGCTGTGCCCGCTGACGCCCACCACGATGCACCTCTACCGGACCCTGCACGGCAATGCGGTCGCCGACCCCGATTCCGATCACCATCTATACGTTCACGCATCTACCGTCGACGGTCGGATCCTCCAGTCGCTTCAGGCGTGGGACCTGGCCGGTCAGCAGCACGACGCGACCCACTTCGGGGCGGCGGTGTCCAACATGGGGTTGGGCTTCAACTTCTTCTATGTCGACGATCACGGGACGATCGGCTACTGGCACACCGGCGTGTATCCGATCGAAGCCGCCAATGCCGACCCCACCCTTCCGATGCCCGGGACCGGCGCCTACGACTGGCAGGGTTTCGAGAGCTGGCCGGCGCACCCGCATGTGGTCAATCCGTCGACCGGGTTCGTCGTCAATTGGAACGGCAAGCCGGCGGTCGGGTGGTGGTCCAAGGGTCTGTCCGGTCGGGAGGCCGGCTTCTGGGGGGACGAGTGGGAATCGGTCCCGCTAGCCGCCGATGTCGCCCGGCGGGCGCCGTTGAGCTTCGCGGAGCTCGGGCAGGTCCCCCGCGACGTCGCCTACCTCGACAACCCGGCCCGGGTGTTCCTGCCCTATCTGCGCGCGGCGCTGGCCGCGACGACGGATCCGCAGCTCGAGCAGGTTCGTGGTTATCTCGCGACCTGGGACGGCCGGCGGGACTTCGTCAACGGGACCGGCGGCTACGGGTCCCCGGCGGTCGTCTTCTTCGACCGGTGGATGGAGCACGTGCTGGCCCGCACCGAGGCACCGACGTTGCGGGGCGATTTCGCGCGCAACGCGGGACTGGACTGTTCCAGCCCACCCTGTCACTACGTCTCGGTCGACAACCTCTCGGCGCCGACGTACAAGTTCGAGGACGCGACCGAGCAGGTGCTCGTCGCCGCGCTGCGCGGGGAGACCCACTGGAACTGGCTCGGGACGGCCGGTGGCGAGCAGCACGCGCTGTACCAGGCCGCGCTCGACGCGGCCGCGGAGCTCACCAGTGCCCAAGGCTCGGACGTGGCCCACTGGAACGAGCCGGTGGAGACCGGGCAGTTCCAGGCCCAGGGAGCGATCAGCGTCCCGGCGCTGGACCCGTTGCCGAACCGCGGCAGCTATGGCCAGGTCATCGAGGCGCGGCCGACGACGGCCTCGACCCCCTCCCGGGCCGCGGGCGCCACCGGCGGCGGCACGCTCGCGGCCACGGGTGCCGGGACCATGCCGGCCGCCGGGGGGCTCGCCCTGCTCGTGCTGGCGGCCTTCGGCTGGCGCCGGCGGCGGCTCAGCGCCGGTGGCGGATCCCGCCGTGACTGA
- a CDS encoding DUF4192 domain-containing protein, producing MVDLAAPGPATLALLEPADVIAAVPYLLGYRPDRSVIVLALSRLPSAAGAPPRSRLRSVSRTDIPAAADAATVARELVAESAAEGVAEVVVVVFGRAPATLWPCLEAELAARRIGIRDALRVEAGRWWSHLCADPACCPPDGTPVLEPTVPGGPARVAATLVAAGLAVLPSRQALSDLVRPDRGLDRLRVERAVARAGGSVGARLAADPRTARSLRAETLALLGATVRGHLTPGGAGPLPVATVARLVVGVHHPAVFDRCGRGPEWTAGRRGAAGLAVWAELLRRAPAGWSCGPGLILAAVASRYGDAPLARAAASQVRAAGPMAPLAGRLARLVDTPSSR from the coding sequence ATGGTCGATCTCGCAGCCCCGGGCCCGGCCACGCTGGCGCTGCTCGAACCGGCGGACGTGATCGCCGCGGTTCCGTACCTCCTCGGGTATCGCCCGGATCGCAGCGTGATCGTCCTGGCGCTCAGCCGACTGCCCTCCGCGGCCGGCGCGCCACCACGGTCGCGCCTGCGGTCGGTGTCACGCACCGACATTCCGGCCGCGGCGGACGCCGCAACGGTCGCCCGCGAGCTGGTCGCCGAATCGGCCGCCGAAGGCGTGGCCGAGGTCGTCGTGGTCGTCTTCGGACGGGCGCCGGCGACGCTCTGGCCGTGCCTGGAGGCGGAGTTGGCTGCCCGCCGCATCGGCATCCGGGACGCGTTGCGGGTCGAGGCCGGGCGATGGTGGTCCCATTTGTGTGCCGACCCGGCGTGCTGTCCGCCCGATGGCACCCCGGTTCTTGAACCGACCGTCCCCGGCGGGCCGGCCCGGGTGGCCGCGACGCTGGTGGCGGCCGGGTTGGCGGTCCTGCCCAGCCGGCAGGCTCTGTCCGATCTGGTCCGGCCGGACCGCGGGCTCGACCGGCTCCGCGTGGAGCGCGCGGTGGCGCGGGCAGGCGGGTCCGTGGGGGCTCGGCTCGCAGCGGACCCCCGGACCGCTCGGAGCCTGCGTGCCGAAACGCTCGCCTTGCTCGGGGCCACCGTGCGCGGTCATCTCACGCCGGGCGGTGCCGGGCCGCTCCCGGTCGCCACCGTGGCCCGCTTGGTCGTGGGCGTTCACCACCCCGCGGTCTTCGACCGGTGCGGACGCGGACCGGAATGGACTGCGGGTCGCCGCGGGGCGGCCGGCCTCGCCGTTTGGGCGGAGCTGCTCCGGCGGGCGCCGGCCGGCTGGTCCTGCGGCCCCGGGCTCATCCTGGCTGCGGTCGCCAGCCGATACGGCGATGCGCCGTTGGCCCGCGCCGCGGCCTCGCAGGTTCGGGCCGCGGGCCCGATGGCGCCGCTGGCCGGTCGGTTGGCCCGCCTGGTCGACACCCCCTCGTCGCGGTGA
- a CDS encoding NAD(P)(+) transhydrogenase (Re/Si-specific) subunit beta: protein MTARIDAIRLGYLFAAVCFIVALKGLSSPRSARAGNLVGAFGMVVATIATFFVPGLHRIGLIVGCVAVGTVIGVPAARSVKMTAIPQMVAAFNGVGGGAAALVSIADFVRIGGGPAVGTALAVVFSTAVGCVSFTGSVLTFAKLQELMTGRPVTIPGGRYINSAVAAVVLVLLVVVLVTGSTPALAILAVAALVLGVLFVLPVGGADVPVVISLLNSFTGLAVAASGAVLHNTLLLVAGTLVGASGTVLTRLMSQAMGRSLPNILFGSFTASGTSVALAAGAGDRAVRTGSVDDVAVLLAYSRRVVIVPGYGLAVAQAQHTIRELAELLEARGAAVAYAIHPVAGRMPGHMNVLLAEANVPYEHLKEMDEINPTFPQTDVVLVVGANDVVNPAARDSPGSPIYGMPILDVDAATNVVFMKRSMRPGFAGIDNELLYNAKTTMLFGDAKDTLTALVAAVKSA from the coding sequence GTGACGGCGCGCATCGACGCGATCCGGCTCGGGTACCTATTCGCGGCGGTCTGCTTCATCGTCGCCCTAAAGGGCTTGTCCTCGCCCCGCTCCGCCCGGGCCGGCAATCTGGTTGGCGCCTTCGGCATGGTGGTCGCCACGATCGCCACTTTCTTCGTCCCCGGCCTGCACCGGATCGGTCTGATTGTCGGGTGTGTCGCCGTCGGCACCGTGATCGGCGTGCCCGCCGCGCGCTCGGTCAAGATGACCGCGATCCCGCAGATGGTCGCCGCCTTCAACGGGGTCGGCGGCGGCGCGGCGGCGCTGGTCTCGATTGCCGATTTCGTGCGGATCGGCGGTGGCCCGGCGGTCGGCACCGCGCTCGCCGTGGTATTCAGCACGGCGGTCGGGTGCGTCTCGTTCACCGGCAGCGTCCTGACCTTCGCCAAGCTTCAGGAGCTCATGACCGGCCGGCCGGTGACGATCCCGGGTGGCAGATACATCAACTCGGCTGTTGCGGCCGTGGTGCTCGTGCTGTTGGTCGTCGTGCTGGTGACGGGGAGCACACCGGCCCTCGCCATCCTGGCGGTTGCCGCGCTCGTGCTCGGCGTGCTGTTCGTCCTGCCGGTCGGCGGGGCCGACGTGCCGGTCGTGATCAGCCTGCTCAACTCGTTCACCGGGCTCGCCGTCGCGGCCTCGGGTGCGGTCCTGCACAACACCCTGTTACTCGTCGCGGGGACCCTCGTCGGTGCATCCGGAACGGTCCTCACCCGGCTGATGAGCCAGGCCATGGGGCGCTCGCTCCCGAACATCCTGTTCGGGTCGTTCACCGCGAGCGGGACATCTGTGGCGCTGGCCGCGGGCGCCGGCGACCGGGCGGTGCGGACGGGTTCGGTCGATGACGTCGCGGTCCTGCTTGCCTACTCGCGCCGGGTCGTGATCGTCCCGGGCTACGGGCTGGCGGTCGCCCAGGCCCAGCACACGATCCGCGAACTAGCCGAGCTGCTCGAAGCCAGGGGCGCCGCGGTCGCCTACGCCATTCACCCGGTGGCCGGTCGGATGCCGGGCCACATGAACGTTCTGCTCGCCGAGGCGAATGTCCCCTACGAGCACCTCAAAGAGATGGATGAGATCAACCCGACGTTTCCACAGACCGACGTCGTGCTGGTCGTCGGCGCCAACGACGTCGTGAACCCGGCGGCGCGGGACTCGCCCGGCAGCCCGATCTACGGGATGCCGATCCTCGACGTCGATGCGGCGACGAACGTCGTGTTCATGAAGCGGAGCATGCGCCCGGGTTTTGCCGGGATCGACAACGAGCTGCTCTACAACGCCAAGACCACGATGCTGTTCGGGGACGCCAAGGACACCCTGACGGCGCTGGTCGCCGCGGTGAAGAGCGCCTAG
- a CDS encoding NAD(P) transhydrogenase subunit alpha, which produces MRSLAAVGVTGEGGLALLTIFILSVVVGFEVISKVSSILHTPLMSGANAIHGVILIGSMLILGFATDGPEIGLGVAAVILATVNVVGGFVVTDRMLEMFKSRSSRGRDRQGSA; this is translated from the coding sequence ATGAGGAGCCTGGCAGCGGTAGGGGTTACCGGCGAGGGCGGGCTGGCGCTGCTCACGATCTTCATCCTGTCCGTCGTCGTCGGCTTCGAAGTCATCTCGAAGGTGTCGAGCATCCTGCACACGCCTCTGATGTCCGGCGCGAACGCGATCCACGGGGTGATCCTGATCGGCTCGATGCTGATCCTTGGCTTCGCCACCGACGGGCCCGAGATCGGCCTGGGTGTCGCGGCGGTGATCCTGGCGACTGTGAATGTTGTTGGCGGCTTCGTCGTCACGGACCGGATGTTGGAGATGTTCAAGAGCCGAAGTTCGCGCGGCCGCGACCGACAGGGGTCGGCGTGA